The genomic window AGATGACCAATTACTAGAAAAACAAGGTGATGTTTTATATGCTACAGAAGACCCATTCATGTTTGTAGAAAACCCTAATATATTACAGGGGTACTTAGAAGGTTCTAATGTAAATGCAGTTAAAGAAATGGTTACTTTAATAAATGTAGTCAGGGCCTATGAAACCAATCAAAAAATGGTACAAGCAATGGATGAAACATTAGATACGGCAATTAATGAGGTAGGAAGAACAGGCTAGATTAAATAAATAATTAGATAATATAAAGAGGATTAGTCCCAAAAAGACAAATCCTCTTTATTGTTTTTACAACTATCATCCTTTATGCATTTATGGTTATAATTAGGATACACATTTAAAAAGAAACTACAAAAAACTTAAGGCTGAGCAAACATGTTTGCTCAGCCGATTCCATAGTCTTAGTTGAGTTTTTTGCATTGAAATCATAAATTAGAATATATTGATAAGTTGGTTGCAAGTTGTTTTCTTACTAACCTAATTTAATATTTAAATAAGATGGGTGAAATTATGCAAAATAAAGCAAACATTCTAGGATGTAATGTTGATATAGTTACATTGCAGGATACAATTCAAAAAATAAATGATTACATAGAAGAAGGTACGCCGAAACATATTATAACATTAAATGGTGAAATAGCATATCAAGCATCCAAAGAAAGAAAGCTTTGTGAGATCATAAACAATGTAGATTTAGTAACACCTGATGGTATAGGAATTGTGTGGGCTGCTAAACAACTAGGCTATCCAATTAAAGAAAGGGTTACAGGTATTGATTTAGTATATGCATTATGTGCTCAAGCAGAAAAAAAAGACTGGAAGTTATATCTACTAGGTGCAGCACCAGGGGTAGCGGAACAAGCTAGCCATAAGATGAAGGAGCTTTACCCCGAAATACAAATATGTGGTACCCAAGATGGATATTTTAATGAAAGCGACATTAGTAGAGTAATTAAAAATGTAAAGCATCATAGACCGGATATAATTTTTATTGCTTTGGGAGCTCCAAAACAAGAATACTTCATAAATAAATATAAAGATAAGATGGAGGTTCCCATATGTATTGGTGTAGGTGGTAGCTTTGATGTAATATCAGGTAACAAAAAACGTGCACCAGAACTAATGATTAAACTAAATATAGAGTGGTTATATAGATTACTGTCAGAGCCCAGCCGTTTAACAAGGCAACTAGATTTACCCAAATTTGCTCTTGCAGTATTAAAGGATAAATATATAAGTAAAGGTAATCATTAGGGAGGGGATTATTTGGATAGTAATAGCATATTTGCACTCGATATAGGAACAAGAAAAGTTGCAGGATTAGTTATGAGAAAAGTTGAAGAAGACACCTTTGAAATATTAGATGCAAAAATGATAGAACATAGCTCTCGAGCAATGATTGATGGACAGATACACGATGTCAAAGCAGTTGCAGAAACAATTAGCAAAATAAAAAAAGCATTAGAAGATAGTTTAAATATCAAACTTGAATCAGCTGCAGTTGCAGCTGCAGGTCGAGCATTAAAGACTGCTACTGGAAATGCAACTATTAATCGAGATGTTACAGGGGAAATTATATCTGAAGAGGTTAGAGCATTAGAATTAGAGGCTGTCCAAAAGGCACAATATAATCTTGCCCAAGAAAAAGGGGGTTATGACGAAAGTTCTGTGTATTTTTGCGTAGGATATAGTGTAATTCGTTACTTTCTCGAAGGTCAAGAAATTACAAACCTAGTAGGTCATATAGGTAATAGTGCTTCAGTAGAAGTTGTTGCAACATTTTTACCTCGAGTTGTTGTTGATAGTCTTATATCAGCCCTTAACAAAGCTAATTTAGATATATATAGCTTAACACTAGAGCCTATAGCAGCATTGTCAATAGCAATTCCAAAAAACATGAGACTTTTAAACTTAGCACTGGTTGATGTGGGTGCAGGAACATCAGATATTGCTATAGTTAAATCTGGAAATGTATATTCTTATGCTATGGTGCCTATAGGTGGAGATGAACTAACAGAGCATATAGCTACAGAGTACCTATTAGATTTTAATTCTGCTGAAATTCTTAAATGTGAGTTATCAGACAAAGAAGAAATTACCTTTACTGATATTATTGAAAATGAAATAACAATAACTTCATCTGAAATAATAAACAATCTCCAGTCTATAATTGCAGATTTAACTACTAACATAACTGGTCAGATACTAAGTTTAAACCAAAAAGCGCCCGATGCTATTTTATGTATTGGTGGAGGGAGTTTGATTCCTACGTTTACTGATTCTCTTGCAGAAACAACTGGATTACCTAAAAATCGTGTGGGGATTAGAGCTCGTCAAACATTCAAAAACATAATAGGGGAAT from Candidatus Syntrophocurvum alkaliphilum includes these protein-coding regions:
- a CDS encoding WecB/TagA/CpsF family glycosyltransferase → MQNKANILGCNVDIVTLQDTIQKINDYIEEGTPKHIITLNGEIAYQASKERKLCEIINNVDLVTPDGIGIVWAAKQLGYPIKERVTGIDLVYALCAQAEKKDWKLYLLGAAPGVAEQASHKMKELYPEIQICGTQDGYFNESDISRVIKNVKHHRPDIIFIALGAPKQEYFINKYKDKMEVPICIGVGGSFDVISGNKKRAPELMIKLNIEWLYRLLSEPSRLTRQLDLPKFALAVLKDKYISKGNH
- a CDS encoding cell division protein FtsA, translating into MDSNSIFALDIGTRKVAGLVMRKVEEDTFEILDAKMIEHSSRAMIDGQIHDVKAVAETISKIKKALEDSLNIKLESAAVAAAGRALKTATGNATINRDVTGEIISEEVRALELEAVQKAQYNLAQEKGGYDESSVYFCVGYSVIRYFLEGQEITNLVGHIGNSASVEVVATFLPRVVVDSLISALNKANLDIYSLTLEPIAALSIAIPKNMRLLNLALVDVGAGTSDIAIVKSGNVYSYAMVPIGGDELTEHIATEYLLDFNSAEILKCELSDKEEITFTDIIENEITITSSEIINNLQSIIADLTTNITGQILSLNQKAPDAILCIGGGSLIPTFTDSLAETTGLPKNRVGIRARQTFKNIIGEFDFLNGPKGVTPLGIAYNSIEKPPVQFVKVTVNNKEVVLWNTGEIDVALALLSSGISLNNIYGKPGMGKTIEINGNLKVIKGEIGTPPVLKVNNKTASLDTLVKNGDIIEFTKGTDGKDAILKVQDLTPGETGYVYVNGEKIQLEPKITIDGKNVTLEDEISDRAKVEYHRRNTLDYILNKANVPSEYLQETMFKYYINEQEMILRWIPIKVKVDGKEVQLNETISFGAVIEYQLINEKPTIKDVLNIDNETIEILVTVNGEEVNIEGSLISASVEGNPVPLDKELFSGINISIEKNQTPAILSDIFKVIDIKPNSTGKLVLKVDGNLAGFTTPIYDGSNIEILWE